In a single window of the Bradyrhizobium erythrophlei genome:
- a CDS encoding TVP38/TMEM64 family protein, with protein sequence MRSYKPLTFYMAAVLFLSLAYFVSPISREAVWQLFPAFESMAHANPLFTALTFLVTSTLLAFLAFPSMPMICMAAGFYMGEFEGGATVLLGSALGGLSAFLFYRKHIQRPSAPINQQSAVKVWLTLLGLRLSPLVPAPVVNFFAAVFDVSPLQYLTTSLLGSAPLILFYAQIGQQGHHFLSGETPHWRQFSGYLIILTLSTLLSAMGPWKSALKELKQLKGSSGSNTLSLYSASGL encoded by the coding sequence ATGCGTAGTTACAAACCATTGACTTTCTATATGGCGGCCGTCCTATTTTTGTCGTTGGCGTATTTTGTATCGCCTATTTCGAGAGAGGCCGTTTGGCAGCTGTTTCCGGCCTTTGAATCTATGGCCCACGCGAATCCACTCTTCACCGCGCTGACGTTTTTGGTCACATCCACCCTCCTTGCATTTCTGGCCTTTCCCTCCATGCCAATGATTTGCATGGCGGCAGGTTTTTACATGGGTGAATTTGAAGGAGGTGCCACTGTGCTGCTCGGCAGCGCCCTTGGCGGTTTGAGCGCGTTTTTATTTTATCGGAAGCACATTCAACGTCCCAGCGCTCCAATAAATCAACAATCCGCCGTGAAGGTTTGGCTGACCTTGCTCGGATTGCGCCTCTCGCCGCTCGTGCCCGCGCCAGTCGTGAATTTCTTTGCCGCGGTCTTTGATGTCTCGCCCCTTCAGTACCTAACGACGAGTTTGCTGGGCAGTGCGCCACTCATCCTGTTTTATGCGCAAATAGGACAGCAAGGGCACCACTTCTTGTCCGGTGAAACTCCGCATTGGCGGCAATTTTCAGGATACTTGATCATATTAACCTTAAGCACGCTGTTGAGCGCGATGGGCCCCTGGAAGTCGGCGTTGAAAGAACTCAAGCAGCTGAAAGGCTCGTCCGGATCAAATACACTTTCGCTATACTCAGCATCCGGTCTCTAA
- the mprF gene encoding bifunctional lysylphosphatidylglycerol flippase/synthetase MprF — protein sequence MRKAAPPNVAPGYGRDTPYPIDYDPAEVRGWNWRGGPLRPLLVAFLALVLIGIVLLGIEREAAEIDFQLLVTALRATPAASLAAALAATALSYLALIGYDVSALRYARAHAPLRTILLASFSGFAIGNAVGLGAFSGGAVRYRLYTAAGLSPGQIARVVLFLSIAFGVGLGTIAALSMILQASEVSRLLGVSPQPLRAIAAIILTIASGFLIFCALRRTPWRRGAIDIDAPGAMLVLIQVLLTAIDVLAAAATLWVLLPSLGISFFAFAAIYCAALALGVLSHIPGGLGVFEVAILYAVGSSAPADAVAAALVTYRGIYFLLPLLLSTLLLTNFELRNSLGTATGQRIGRAASDLAPLFLAATTFTVGTILVVSGAMPAFVDRLQILHIAVPLWAVEISHFLASVAGLFLLFAAPGLYRRLDGAWWLALSMTLLGIPFSLIKGLAVVAPSVLAILLIGLVTARGQFSRRTSLLSQPMSLGWLIATGCVIAAMVWILFFAFRNVEYARELWWQFEFDAAGPRALRAVLGVALLGLGVGVSQLLRPAGARPGPPNAEEIDRARRIAVRQPRPDALLALMGDKSFLFSDSGLGFLMFATRGRTWAALGDPVGPPAEWPDLMWRFIELADSHGGRAAFYQIPASSLPLYLDAGLKILKLGEEARVSLPSFTLEGSVRADLRYALKRGERDQLQFEMIPPECVASIMNEIGEVSNAWLSKHASGGEKRFSVAAFQREYVLAQPVALLRQNGEAIAFATVMTTDFRDEVTLGLMRLKPGPTSRFAMEYLFVRLIQHFREQGYNTFSLGTLPLSGFSAHRLAPSWHRLARVIWSLGRRYYNFQGLRTFKAKFHPAWEPRYLAASGWFGPYLALIDIAALIGGGVRATIRRPTVNNRRIRNVAAALLAITTTATLIPCRPAWAIETGNLGDVRQINPVGAMRGLVVLFSDARGWSSVSDDTAAALARDGALVVGVDLPTYLQRLDTLTGERCHGVVGDIESVSRQIQRERGSTSYRTPIVAGIGEGGALAAIILAQAPAATIAGAVSYDPTISVRSRIPLCSTSATSAEPEAGFAYGPWPSLPGFWIVGFPAGRDTPGRQRIAALKAAGTPVNVSNAAGGAAETLAALLHPFLVPGAIAPTAGIANLPLVELPAEPRGPLLAIVLSGDGGWRDVDRAIAQKLQSDGVSVVGWDSLRYFWSKKSPEQTARDLGAVIDTYTSRWGASKIALIGYSFGADVLPFAYDHLSPEAKVRVVQLSLLGFAPAANFEITVSGWLGAAPDKDARPTEPALVPIDPTMVQCFYGANEDDSACPLLTGKAEVIRVPGGHHFDHDYGALARRILDGFRRRGG from the coding sequence ATGCGTAAGGCCGCTCCGCCAAATGTCGCGCCCGGCTATGGCCGAGATACCCCTTACCCGATCGATTACGATCCGGCCGAAGTCCGTGGCTGGAACTGGAGGGGCGGCCCGCTGCGCCCATTACTCGTCGCTTTTCTCGCACTGGTGCTCATCGGCATCGTGCTTTTGGGCATCGAAAGAGAAGCCGCTGAAATCGACTTTCAATTGTTGGTTACAGCGCTGCGGGCCACACCTGCAGCGAGCCTTGCCGCAGCACTTGCTGCAACGGCGCTCAGCTATCTCGCCCTTATCGGTTACGACGTCTCCGCATTACGCTATGCACGCGCGCATGCGCCGTTGAGGACGATTCTGCTCGCCTCCTTCAGCGGCTTCGCCATCGGAAATGCCGTTGGCCTGGGTGCCTTCTCAGGCGGGGCCGTACGTTATCGACTCTATACAGCTGCAGGGCTCTCGCCGGGCCAAATTGCGCGCGTGGTCTTGTTCCTTTCAATCGCCTTTGGAGTAGGGCTCGGTACCATCGCTGCTCTAAGCATGATCCTGCAGGCCAGCGAGGTGAGCCGCTTGCTCGGCGTCTCACCCCAGCCACTGCGTGCGATCGCGGCAATCATTCTGACCATAGCCAGCGGATTTCTGATCTTTTGTGCACTGCGCCGAACGCCCTGGCGACGGGGCGCGATCGACATCGATGCGCCGGGCGCAATGCTGGTGCTGATCCAGGTTCTTCTCACGGCGATCGACGTGCTCGCCGCCGCGGCCACGCTTTGGGTGCTGCTGCCCTCACTGGGAATTAGCTTTTTCGCCTTTGCCGCTATTTATTGCGCAGCGCTTGCGCTGGGCGTACTGAGTCACATTCCCGGTGGGCTTGGTGTATTCGAAGTCGCAATCCTTTACGCGGTTGGAAGCAGCGCGCCAGCGGACGCCGTGGCGGCAGCCTTGGTGACCTATCGCGGCATATACTTCCTGCTCCCGCTGCTACTCTCGACCCTCCTCCTCACCAACTTCGAACTGCGGAACTCGCTCGGCACGGCAACGGGCCAGCGGATCGGTCGTGCAGCAAGCGACCTTGCACCCCTCTTTCTCGCCGCAACCACCTTTACCGTCGGCACGATCCTTGTGGTTTCGGGCGCCATGCCGGCCTTCGTCGATCGGCTTCAAATCCTCCACATTGCCGTTCCGCTCTGGGCGGTCGAGATATCTCATTTCCTTGCCAGCGTCGCCGGTCTCTTCCTGTTATTCGCCGCGCCTGGCCTATATCGCCGGCTCGATGGCGCTTGGTGGCTGGCTCTGTCCATGACGCTGCTCGGCATCCCCTTTTCTTTGATCAAGGGCCTAGCTGTCGTCGCGCCCAGCGTATTGGCCATCCTTCTAATCGGGCTGGTCACTGCGCGCGGCCAATTCTCGCGCCGGACATCGCTGCTTTCCCAACCGATGTCTTTGGGCTGGCTTATCGCCACCGGCTGCGTCATTGCAGCTATGGTCTGGATTCTCTTCTTTGCGTTCCGAAATGTTGAATATGCTCGTGAGCTATGGTGGCAATTCGAATTCGATGCCGCAGGGCCGCGTGCGTTGCGTGCGGTACTTGGCGTCGCGTTGCTCGGCTTAGGGGTCGGTGTCTCGCAGCTGCTCCGCCCCGCCGGTGCGCGCCCCGGCCCGCCGAACGCCGAGGAAATCGATCGGGCGAGGCGCATCGCTGTCCGACAGCCGCGCCCCGACGCCCTGCTCGCGCTCATGGGCGACAAGAGCTTCCTCTTCTCGGATTCGGGCCTCGGCTTTCTGATGTTTGCGACGCGCGGACGAACCTGGGCGGCGCTGGGCGACCCAGTCGGCCCTCCGGCGGAATGGCCGGACCTCATGTGGCGTTTCATCGAACTTGCCGACAGCCATGGTGGTCGAGCCGCCTTCTATCAGATACCGGCATCGAGCTTGCCGCTCTATCTCGACGCCGGCCTCAAAATCCTGAAGCTCGGCGAAGAGGCGCGTGTTTCCCTGCCCTCCTTCACCCTCGAAGGCTCCGTTCGGGCCGATCTCCGCTATGCCTTGAAGCGTGGCGAGCGCGACCAGCTTCAATTCGAGATGATCCCGCCCGAGTGTGTGGCCTCCATCATGAACGAGATCGGCGAGGTCTCGAATGCTTGGCTGAGCAAGCATGCCTCGGGAGGTGAGAAGCGCTTTTCGGTCGCCGCCTTCCAGCGCGAGTACGTGCTCGCGCAGCCGGTCGCGTTGCTACGGCAGAACGGCGAAGCGATAGCATTCGCCACTGTTATGACGACTGATTTCAGAGACGAGGTGACCCTCGGCTTGATGCGACTTAAGCCCGGCCCGACATCACGCTTCGCGATGGAGTATCTCTTTGTTCGTCTCATCCAGCATTTTCGCGAACAAGGCTACAACACATTCAGCCTCGGCACGTTGCCGCTCTCTGGCTTTTCTGCGCATCGCCTAGCGCCGAGCTGGCATCGTTTGGCTCGTGTGATCTGGTCGCTCGGACGCCGTTACTATAATTTTCAAGGCCTGCGCACTTTCAAGGCAAAATTCCACCCGGCGTGGGAACCGCGCTATCTCGCCGCCTCGGGATGGTTCGGCCCCTATCTTGCACTCATCGATATTGCTGCGCTGATCGGAGGGGGGGTGCGGGCTACCATCCGTCGCCCTACCGTGAACAATCGGCGCATTCGCAACGTCGCCGCGGCCCTCCTTGCGATCACTACCACCGCTACGCTCATACCTTGCCGACCGGCGTGGGCAATTGAAACTGGAAATCTCGGCGATGTGCGTCAGATCAATCCTGTCGGCGCGATGCGCGGCCTTGTCGTGTTGTTCTCAGATGCTCGCGGCTGGAGCTCGGTATCGGATGATACGGCCGCAGCACTCGCGCGCGATGGCGCATTGGTCGTGGGCGTGGATCTGCCCACATATCTACAACGGCTGGACACCCTTACGGGCGAAAGGTGTCATGGCGTGGTGGGCGACATTGAGTCGGTCAGTCGACAGATCCAGCGTGAGCGCGGCAGCACTTCATATCGGACGCCGATTGTGGCCGGCATCGGCGAGGGTGGTGCGCTGGCGGCAATCATTCTCGCACAGGCGCCCGCCGCGACTATCGCCGGTGCGGTGAGCTACGACCCGACCATCTCTGTGCGCTCCCGCATCCCTCTATGCTCGACCTCAGCCACTTCGGCGGAGCCGGAGGCTGGCTTCGCGTATGGACCGTGGCCGTCGCTCCCCGGCTTCTGGATAGTCGGGTTTCCTGCCGGTCGCGATACTCCCGGGCGTCAGCGCATCGCCGCGTTGAAGGCAGCTGGAACGCCAGTCAACGTTTCGAACGCTGCTGGCGGCGCCGCAGAAACACTCGCGGCGCTGTTGCACCCGTTCCTCGTGCCGGGCGCGATCGCGCCCACGGCGGGTATTGCCAACCTTCCTCTTGTCGAACTGCCTGCGGAGCCTCGCGGACCTCTCCTGGCGATCGTTCTCTCCGGCGACGGCGGTTGGCGCGATGTCGACAGAGCCATCGCGCAGAAGCTGCAGTCAGACGGCGTATCTGTTGTCGGCTGGGACAGCTTGCGCTACTTCTGGAGTAAGAAATCGCCAGAGCAGACGGCTCGCGACCTCGGTGCCGTGATCGATACGTACACATCACGTTGGGGTGCGTCCAAGATTGCGCTCATCGGCTATTCCTTCGGTGCCGACGTTCTACCCTTCGCCTATGATCATCTGTCGCCTGAGGCAAAGGTTCGCGTCGTTCAGCTGTCACTCCTGGGATTCGCCCCGGCGGCCAATTTCGAAATCACTGTCTCCGGCTGGCTTGGCGCGGCCCCTGACAAGGACGCGCGGCCAACCGAACCAGCGCTCGTGCCGATCGACCCGACGATGGTTCAATGTTTCTACGGCGCCAACGAAGACGACAGCGCATGCCCGCTCCTCACGGGAAAGGCAGAGGTCATTCGCGTCCCTGGCGGCCACCATTTTGACCATGATTATGGCGCGCTGGCCCGACGCATTCTCGACGGATTTCGTCGGCGCGGCGGCTAG
- the hpxZ gene encoding oxalurate catabolism protein HpxZ — translation MKIDAPEVMSEVLAAFDRYERALTNNDVTLLKELFWDSPTTIRYGEAENLYGADQIHAFRAARPSGPRPRDLLSVRITTFGQDFAVANAEFRNRSESRLGRQSQTWTRIAGAWRIVSAHVSYMDA, via the coding sequence ATGAAGATCGACGCTCCGGAGGTCATGAGCGAGGTTTTGGCGGCTTTCGATCGCTATGAACGCGCTTTGACCAACAACGACGTAACGTTACTGAAGGAGCTGTTCTGGGACAGTCCGACCACCATCCGTTATGGCGAGGCGGAGAACCTTTACGGCGCGGATCAAATCCACGCATTTCGGGCGGCGCGGCCGTCTGGTCCTCGTCCACGGGATTTGCTCTCGGTGCGCATCACGACATTCGGGCAGGATTTCGCAGTCGCGAATGCTGAATTCCGCAATCGGAGCGAAAGCCGGCTGGGGCGGCAGAGTCAGACTTGGACCAGGATCGCGGGCGCGTGGCGCATCGTTTCCGCGCATGTATCCTACATGGACGCGTAG
- a CDS encoding pyridoxal-phosphate dependent enzyme, whose protein sequence is MSVVGMTQSRRPIPPFPQIADVSGLAPPSAALNSQSLALGKLFPSLADPDATEGPFIVNTLSCKDSFAGYIRRGEPGNSVFLSHADARATIPWAPIFVRQNNLLQLPSSVTRQIDCSEVLVMNESSAHYPVFGNKARKYEFLLPNLKWSGAQRLGTMGAVSSNHALQFALANRVADLTGDGQPLNCALDLVLFEVPGAATDMARLAILRSLVQHIAIASNDVELVGEAGYEYAKHWLHPDTDSLVPPGGSNEVSVLGHMNAIAELAQLLDAAQAWKAPPDVIFVAMGSGSTVLGLLLGVHLMGWNTKVVGVADQDKSYLTRWLLNRQPSVPFVEGNVAQLARSTVEWLQKIRFPGISPDVLRVMQQETFVPDSTSWEPGYGLIEPADGERANELKEAGLTLDPVFTLKAWRSLLTMSQTGALKNKKVLFWNTYNSFDYMPPLQSSLG, encoded by the coding sequence TTGAGCGTAGTCGGCATGACTCAAAGCCGGCGTCCGATACCGCCGTTTCCGCAGATAGCCGATGTTTCAGGCCTGGCGCCGCCCTCAGCAGCCTTGAATTCGCAATCTTTGGCTCTTGGCAAACTCTTTCCCTCCCTGGCAGATCCCGACGCCACGGAGGGCCCTTTCATCGTCAACACGCTTTCCTGCAAAGACTCTTTTGCCGGTTACATTCGTCGGGGCGAACCCGGAAACTCCGTTTTCCTGAGCCATGCCGACGCCCGCGCCACCATTCCCTGGGCACCCATATTTGTGCGGCAAAACAACCTTTTGCAGTTGCCATCGTCTGTGACCCGGCAAATCGACTGCTCTGAAGTTTTGGTGATGAATGAGAGCAGTGCGCACTATCCCGTCTTTGGCAACAAGGCGCGTAAATACGAATTCCTGCTTCCGAACCTGAAGTGGTCCGGCGCTCAGCGTCTAGGGACAATGGGCGCGGTTTCCAGCAATCATGCGCTGCAGTTTGCCCTGGCCAATCGCGTGGCTGATTTGACCGGCGACGGACAGCCGCTGAATTGTGCCCTGGACCTGGTGCTTTTTGAGGTCCCGGGAGCCGCCACGGACATGGCGCGGCTGGCGATTTTGCGGAGCCTGGTTCAGCACATTGCCATAGCCAGTAACGACGTCGAATTGGTGGGCGAGGCTGGCTATGAATATGCGAAGCACTGGCTTCATCCGGATACGGATTCGCTCGTTCCGCCGGGCGGCTCGAACGAAGTGAGCGTTTTGGGACATATGAATGCGATCGCCGAGTTGGCTCAGTTGCTCGACGCCGCTCAGGCGTGGAAAGCGCCGCCAGATGTGATTTTTGTCGCCATGGGCAGCGGTTCGACGGTTTTGGGCCTGCTCTTGGGCGTCCATCTGATGGGATGGAACACCAAGGTGGTGGGGGTAGCCGATCAGGACAAGTCCTATCTAACGCGATGGTTGCTCAACCGGCAGCCCTCCGTGCCCTTTGTGGAGGGGAATGTTGCCCAACTCGCGCGCAGCACGGTGGAATGGCTGCAAAAGATCCGCTTCCCGGGTATTTCGCCAGACGTCCTTCGCGTGATGCAACAGGAGACTTTCGTACCGGACTCCACCAGCTGGGAGCCTGGCTACGGCTTGATCGAACCTGCCGACGGTGAACGGGCGAATGAGTTGAAAGAGGCGGGGCTCACCCTTGATCCAGTGTTTACTTTAAAAGCCTGGCGATCGTTGCTCACCATGTCTCAAACGGGGGCGCTGAAAAATAAAAAGGTCCTATTTTGGAATACCTACAACAGCTTTGACTACATGCCGCCTCTTCAATCCAGTTTGGGATAG
- a CDS encoding transporter substrate-binding domain-containing protein — translation MLSKRFVLGSLSGAMAFLFVTSSWAADLAEIKQRGEIRHIGIRYANFVTGAGDGLDVELMQGFAKRIGVSYKLVYSDFYSVIRDLLGKDVLRKNGEITLTGDYPIKGDVISTGFTVLPWREAILLYSEPTLPSQVLLVAPAESDLQPIMDSADLAADIAKTRKAIGSRSVLVMERTCLDPTNYGLVNVGIDLKAYNKSANLNEMVPAMLNKEAELTLLDVPDAILDLRKWAGRIKVLGPISDRQTLATAFPKDAPALRDEFNAYLSDIKASGVYDRLVDKYYPGIRRFFPEFFAKTN, via the coding sequence ATGTTATCGAAGCGTTTCGTCCTTGGGTCGCTCAGCGGCGCCATGGCCTTTCTGTTCGTGACCTCAAGCTGGGCAGCTGATCTTGCAGAGATCAAGCAGCGCGGCGAAATCCGCCATATCGGCATCCGCTACGCCAATTTCGTCACCGGCGCGGGCGACGGTTTAGACGTCGAACTGATGCAGGGTTTCGCCAAGCGAATTGGCGTGTCGTACAAGCTTGTCTATTCCGATTTTTATTCGGTGATCCGCGACTTGCTCGGCAAGGATGTACTGCGCAAAAACGGCGAAATCACACTGACAGGTGACTATCCAATCAAAGGCGATGTGATTTCGACCGGCTTCACGGTGCTGCCGTGGCGTGAGGCTATCCTTCTATATTCCGAGCCGACTCTTCCGTCCCAGGTTCTGTTAGTGGCACCAGCCGAGTCTGATCTTCAACCGATCATGGACAGCGCCGATCTCGCGGCGGATATCGCCAAGACACGGAAGGCCATCGGATCCAGGAGCGTGCTCGTCATGGAGCGCACCTGCCTGGATCCGACCAATTACGGCTTGGTCAATGTCGGTATTGACTTGAAGGCTTACAACAAGAGCGCCAACCTGAATGAGATGGTTCCGGCCATGCTCAACAAGGAAGCCGAACTGACACTGCTTGACGTACCGGACGCCATTCTCGATCTGCGCAAATGGGCGGGCAGGATCAAGGTTTTGGGGCCGATCTCCGACCGGCAGACGTTGGCAACCGCCTTTCCGAAGGACGCGCCAGCTTTGCGCGATGAGTTCAACGCCTACCTGAGCGACATCAAGGCCTCCGGCGTCTATGACCGGCTCGTGGACAAATACTATCCGGGCATTCGCCGGTTTTTCCCCGAATTTTTCGCGAAGACGAATTGA
- a CDS encoding MBL fold metallo-hydrolase, with protein sequence MDAFICTTCGTQFAPSNKPPAQCAICEEERQFVLPTGQAWTTLGRLRKIHMATFRDDGGLIGIGMSPNFGIAQRALLVRAAAGNVLWDCISLIDPTMVDIIIGLGGLKAIAISHPHYYTTCVEWSRAFGDIPVYLHKADSEWIMRSDPCIQLWDGESKEIASGMTLIRTGGHYEGGAVMHWAQGAGGKGAILSGDLLQVVADRKFLGFMRSYPNFIPLGEKAIRAIAATVAPYQYDAIYGAFWDRVIPQHAGMAMDKSVERHIEWLQRDAL encoded by the coding sequence ATGGACGCATTCATCTGCACGACCTGCGGGACACAATTTGCTCCATCGAACAAACCTCCGGCGCAGTGCGCCATTTGTGAGGAGGAGCGGCAATTCGTCCTGCCGACCGGACAGGCTTGGACCACACTGGGGCGGCTGCGCAAGATCCATATGGCGACGTTCCGCGACGACGGCGGCCTTATCGGTATCGGGATGTCGCCGAATTTCGGCATCGCGCAGCGCGCCTTGTTGGTGCGGGCCGCCGCCGGCAATGTATTGTGGGACTGCATCAGCCTGATCGACCCGACCATGGTCGACATCATCATTGGGCTGGGCGGATTGAAGGCGATCGCCATTTCACATCCCCACTATTATACGACCTGCGTGGAATGGAGCCGCGCGTTCGGAGACATTCCGGTCTACCTTCATAAAGCGGATTCCGAATGGATCATGCGTTCCGATCCCTGCATCCAGCTCTGGGACGGCGAGAGCAAGGAGATTGCTTCGGGCATGACGCTGATTCGCACCGGCGGCCATTATGAAGGCGGCGCCGTGATGCATTGGGCGCAAGGCGCCGGCGGCAAGGGAGCCATCCTGAGCGGAGATCTGCTGCAGGTGGTGGCAGACCGCAAGTTCCTCGGCTTCATGCGCAGCTATCCCAATTTTATCCCGCTCGGCGAGAAGGCCATTCGTGCGATCGCGGCGACCGTCGCGCCCTACCAATACGATGCGATCTATGGCGCGTTCTGGGACCGTGTGATCCCACAGCATGCCGGGATGGCGATGGATAAGTCCGTCGAACGCCATATCGAATGGCTTCAACGCGATGCGCTGTAA